The Morganella morganii sequence ACCCGGCGCGGGGTGACATTCAGGATGCGCGCTTCAGGAAACTCAATCTCCCGCAGCATAGTCACCACCCGCTTAAAATTACCCAGATAACCGGCATAGTGGGAATCTGAGCCCAGTGAGATCCAGCCGCCGTGGTCACGCACCGCCTCAGCAATCGCACGGCAATTTTTCTCGCTGCCCGCCCGCGAATGCAGAAATGAGGAGTTATTCATCTCCAGCGCCACATTGCACTCTTTTGCCGCCTGCACCACCGCATGAATATCCAGCGGATATTTCGGGTTTCCGGGATGGGTAATAATCTGCACTTTTCCGCTGCGGATAGTGGCGATCATCGCTTCGGTATTGGCGGCCTGCCCCTGCGGCTGCAACACCGGCTCGTGAAAACCGGCGAGGATAATATCCAGCTGCTGCGCCATTTTATCGGTGCAGTCCGTCTCTCCGGCCTGATTTTTAATATTAGCCTCAATACCGTACAGCAGCCCTGCACCGTTAATCATGCGCGGCAGAACCGGCATATTGGCAAAATGCCACGGATGCGGCCCGTCCGCCATTTCCGGCCCGTGGTCGGTGATCGCAAACAGGGTTATTCCTTTCTCCGCCGCTTCGGTAAAATATTCACGGACGGTACTATAAGCATGGGTACTGGCAACCGTATGGGCATGTAAATCAACCGGATATATCACTCTGCTCTCCTTTCTGCGGTTAAGCACCTCTTAACCCTATCAGATTCTGAAACGGGTCTTCAACCCGGCACACGGATTAACACACTGGCGGGTGTCAGGGTTATCATGCACTTTTTCCGTTCTGTAACAGCTGTTCAATCAGCGCGGGCAGTTCCGGATGGTCTTCATGCCAGACCGTGATCCCGTTTGTCTCAAACAGCGCCGTTGCCACACCGTTGCCGGATTTAAGCGTGCCGTCAAATGCGCCGCTGTAGAGCAGACCGCTGCCGCAGGACGGACTATTGGCTTTCAGGATCACATGTGTGATATTGCGTTGTTGCAGATGCTCCAGTGCCCGCAGTGCGCCCTGTTTAAAGGCATCTGTGACATCTTCGCCGTCACTGCCGGTAACCCGGGCGGTGCCCGCCCAGACATCACAGCCCTCACCGCCGGTGATTTCCGCCGGGGCGCGGGGCACCGGCAGACCGCCGAGGATTTCAGGGCATACCGGAACCGCCATTCCACTGTTCTGCAGCGCTTTCAGCGGGGCATATAATTTATGGCTGCCGTCGTAACGGACTGCTTCACCTGTCAGACAGGCACTGATTGCAATCATCATATTCTCGCCGTGTTTACCGGTATAATTCAGATAGTGATAATCAATACCTGATAGTAAATAACTTATGAGCGCGGGACAAGCCGGGCAGATGTCTCCTTTTGCCGGAAAAAATGCTAAACTCTGCACGATCACCTATTTAACCGGAGTATACCTCTTTATGCACGCACCCACCCCGTCAGAAAAACCGGTGTTATCCGTTTTTGATTTTGACGGCACGCTGACCCGCCGTGACAGCTTTGTTCCTTTCCTGCGTTTTGCCTTCGGGAAACGTGTTTTTTCCCTGCGGATGCTGCGTCTGGTTCTGCCGACACTGCGCTGCTTCTCACGTAAACTGACCCGCGACGAGCTGAAAGAAGTGCTGATCACCACCTTTCTGACCGGTACCGATGCCCGCTGGGTGGAGAAAAAAGCACAGGAATTTTGTGAACGTTACTGGCATAAGATGATGCGCCCGGAAGGTCTGCGCGCGGTGGCAGCGGAAATTGCATCGGGTGCGGAAGTCACACTCTGTTCGGCATCCCCGGAGCTGGTGCTGCGGCCGTTTACAGAGCGACTGGGGATCAAGCTTATCGGCACTCAGCTGGAAGAGAAAGACGGCATTCTGACCGGGAAAATCAACGGCAACAACTGCCGCTGCGGCCAGAAAATTGCCCGGCTGCAACAGGTTTACGGCGATTTATCCGCTTACCATATGCGTGCCTGGGGCGATTCACGGGGGGGATTATGAGCTGCTGTATGCCGCAGGCGAACCTCACTGGCGCCATTTTCACCGCAATCCGGCGAAATATGAAAAACGCCGCAAACAGTTTTCATCCCGCTGAAAACAAAAACGGGCTGTATCATACAGCCCGTCAATAATCACAGCGGCCGTTATTTCGGCATTTGCTGTTCCATCATAGCTTTAGCCCGGGCTAACGCATCAATACCCTGTTTACAGGCTGCATCCTGTGCATCAGCTGGTAATTCCATAAACTGCTTTTTGAAGTGATAATGCAGCACGCCGTAACCGGCAATTTTGCCTTCACGCCGCAGCACAAAACAGACTTTCTGCTCAATCCAGCTCCGGATCACCTCACAGCGTTGCGGCTCCTGTGCCGCAACGGTATCAAGGGCAATTAACGCCGTGAGATCCTGTTCCGTTGCCGGGGATATTTCCCCGGCGCTCCGGTTATTTGTCATCATGACGTTCAGGCATCCTCCTGAACAATGCCGGTTCCGGCCGGTTCAGATTTCTGTGAGGCCAGCAATTCAAGCAGTGCATACTGTTTTGCCGTCCGTTGTTCCGCTTTTTCCGCCAGAACAGCGGCTCTCGCCGGGTCACTACTGCTGAGGCGGTTAAAACGCTGCTCCTGATGCATCACCTCCGCCAGGGATTGTGACGGCGGACGGGAATCCAGTACCAGCGGCGCTTTGCCGGTTCCGTCACGACGCGGATCAAACCGGTACAGCGGCCAGAACCCGCTGGCGGTCAGGGCTTTCATCTGGTCGTAACTGAATGCCAGATCATAACCATGCTCCTCACACGGGCTGTAGGCAATAATCAGGGACGGGCCGGGATAGGATTCCGCTTCCTGAATCGCTTTCACCGTCTGATTCATCTGTGCGCCGATGGCTATCTGTGCCACATACACATTGCCGTACATCATCATGGAC is a genomic window containing:
- a CDS encoding phosphatase, whose translation is MYPVDLHAHTVASTHAYSTVREYFTEAAEKGITLFAITDHGPEMADGPHPWHFANMPVLPRMINGAGLLYGIEANIKNQAGETDCTDKMAQQLDIILAGFHEPVLQPQGQAANTEAMIATIRSGKVQIITHPGNPKYPLDIHAVVQAAKECNVALEMNNSSFLHSRAGSEKNCRAIAEAVRDHGGWISLGSDSHYAGYLGNFKRVVTMLREIEFPEARILNVTPRRVLDFLESHGRPPIPEFAGL
- a CDS encoding DUF523 domain-containing protein, whose translation is MMIAISACLTGEAVRYDGSHKLYAPLKALQNSGMAVPVCPEILGGLPVPRAPAEITGGEGCDVWAGTARVTGSDGEDVTDAFKQGALRALEHLQQRNITHVILKANSPSCGSGLLYSGAFDGTLKSGNGVATALFETNGITVWHEDHPELPALIEQLLQNGKSA
- a CDS encoding DUF5339 family protein; the protein is MMTNNRSAGEISPATEQDLTALIALDTVAAQEPQRCEVIRSWIEQKVCFVLRREGKIAGYGVLHYHFKKQFMELPADAQDAACKQGIDALARAKAMMEQQMPK